A section of the Streptomyces xinghaiensis S187 genome encodes:
- a CDS encoding lamin tail domain-containing protein produces MNKRVRTAVAAAAAACAAVVLIPAQAQAAEYSSALKIRGVQYDAPGRDSNSCASGNTRDEYLTIKNYSSRATINLRNYVVKDAAGNRFAFTANHYLQPGDYVKLRGGNGTDSDKYNVVYRDNCNFLWNNDRDTIYLYKPSGSRSDVHAYTRSGSDPDRNGYIRFH; encoded by the coding sequence TTGAACAAGCGTGTCCGCACCGCCGTCGCTGCTGCCGCCGCGGCGTGCGCTGCCGTCGTACTGATACCGGCTCAGGCCCAGGCCGCCGAGTACAGCTCGGCCCTGAAGATCCGCGGAGTCCAGTACGACGCACCCGGCCGGGACTCCAACAGCTGCGCCTCCGGCAACACCCGGGACGAGTACCTGACGATCAAGAACTACTCGTCCCGGGCGACCATCAATCTCAGGAACTACGTGGTCAAGGACGCGGCCGGCAACCGCTTCGCCTTCACCGCCAACCACTACCTGCAGCCCGGCGACTACGTGAAGCTCCGCGGCGGCAACGGTACCGACTCCGACAAGTACAACGTGGTCTACCGCGACAACTGCAACTTCCTCTGGAACAACGACCGCGACACGATCTACCTCTACAAGCCCTCCGGCAGCCGGTCGGACGTCCACGCGTACACCAGGAGCGGCTCGGATCCCGACCGCAACGGCTACATACGGTTCCACTGA
- a CDS encoding QsdR family transcriptional regulator, with protein sequence MPQPPPGRRRVISRSEVVRGACRYFLRHGTVDMDALAPALAVSRATLYRVTGSRDALLGDVLWQLADDLLTRARRRRTSAGVDGVLEVTRRFTDGLRRAAPFQHFLRTEPETATRLLTSGVVHRRAVRAQRAILLEAGGVSPPGSPADLAELDELAYLYVRVVESALYSELLSSRPPDFARAERAARAVLLHGR encoded by the coding sequence ATGCCGCAACCACCGCCGGGCCGCCGCAGGGTCATCAGCCGGAGCGAAGTCGTGCGGGGCGCCTGCCGGTACTTCCTCCGGCACGGCACCGTGGACATGGACGCGCTGGCGCCCGCCCTCGCCGTGAGCCGGGCGACCCTCTACCGGGTGACGGGCAGCCGGGACGCGCTCCTGGGCGACGTGCTCTGGCAGCTGGCCGACGATCTGCTGACGCGGGCGCGCCGGCGCCGGACCAGCGCCGGGGTGGACGGCGTACTCGAGGTCACCCGCCGCTTCACGGACGGGCTGCGCCGGGCCGCGCCCTTCCAGCATTTCCTCCGCACCGAACCGGAGACGGCGACGCGCCTGCTGACCTCGGGTGTGGTGCACCGGCGGGCCGTCCGGGCGCAACGGGCCATCCTGCTGGAAGCGGGCGGCGTCAGCCCTCCCGGCTCCCCGGCCGATCTCGCCGAGCTGGACGAACTGGCCTACCTCTACGTCCGGGTCGTGGAATCCGCCCTGTACTCCGAGCTGCTGAGCAGCCGCCCGCCGGACTTCGCCCGCGCGGAGCGCGCGGCCCGCGCGGTCCTGCTGCACGGCCGCTGA
- a CDS encoding glycosyltransferase family 39 protein produces the protein MALLLGLWGIRREDSMWRDESVTYQVAHRELPEIWSLLGELDAVHGLYYLLMKAVFTVWDGGLVALRLPSVLATALAAAGVAAIALRLAGARAAVFSGTVFAVVPMVQHYAQEGRSYALVCAAVTGACYLLLRGVEGGGARIWAAYAGVLLVACWLHEFAILVLAAHGVTLLRSAAAPATRRAWLIASGCVGAGVLPLALVSAGQAERQLGWLGRPGLGTWLLFFAVSAAGWACARALPLLPGGRQEQPEQREGGRERKRKREQPGRPELPERISPSPGPAVGAAALALPLLVVPAGLLMTVSLVKPWYVDRYVLYGMTGLALLLGICLARVTEPVVLRRLLPRLPARIAAVCGCAAGLLAVLLPWSLLVRSPESRKDDAVAVADAVRDVAAPGDAVLFMPSRRREWLLSFPEVRAGVKDLALRQGPAASATLQGTELPADEIRRRVLAADRVIAVTDPEGQPLDAFRGEAVKRETLDAHFRRCEPVRVHGAQVVVHVRSGSCDAPD, from the coding sequence GTGGCCCTGCTGCTCGGCCTCTGGGGCATCCGCCGGGAGGACAGCATGTGGCGGGACGAGTCGGTGACGTACCAGGTCGCCCACCGCGAACTCCCGGAGATATGGAGCCTGTTGGGCGAGCTGGACGCCGTACACGGCCTGTACTACCTGCTGATGAAGGCCGTGTTCACGGTCTGGGACGGCGGGCTCGTCGCGCTGCGCCTGCCGTCCGTGCTGGCGACGGCCCTCGCCGCCGCCGGTGTCGCCGCGATCGCCCTCCGGCTCGCCGGGGCGCGGGCCGCCGTGTTCTCGGGGACCGTCTTCGCCGTCGTCCCGATGGTGCAGCACTACGCGCAGGAGGGCCGCTCCTACGCCCTGGTCTGCGCCGCCGTCACCGGGGCCTGCTATCTGCTGCTCCGGGGTGTGGAGGGTGGCGGTGCCCGGATCTGGGCGGCCTACGCGGGGGTGTTGCTCGTCGCCTGCTGGCTGCACGAGTTCGCGATCCTGGTCCTGGCCGCCCACGGTGTGACGCTGCTCCGATCCGCCGCGGCCCCCGCCACGCGCCGGGCGTGGCTGATCGCCTCCGGATGCGTCGGCGCGGGGGTCCTGCCGCTGGCCCTGGTGAGCGCCGGGCAGGCGGAACGGCAACTCGGCTGGCTCGGCCGGCCGGGACTCGGCACCTGGCTGCTCTTCTTCGCCGTGTCCGCGGCGGGCTGGGCCTGCGCGCGGGCACTGCCGTTGCTGCCCGGGGGGCGGCAGGAGCAGCCCGAACAGCGGGAAGGGGGACGGGAACGGAAGCGGAAAAGGGAACAGCCAGGGCGGCCGGAGCTTCCGGAACGGATCTCCCCGTCCCCGGGGCCCGCCGTCGGCGCGGCGGCCCTGGCGCTGCCGCTCCTCGTCGTCCCGGCCGGACTGCTGATGACGGTCTCCCTGGTCAAGCCCTGGTACGTCGACCGCTACGTCCTCTACGGCATGACCGGTCTCGCCCTCCTCCTGGGCATCTGCCTGGCCCGCGTCACGGAGCCGGTGGTCCTGCGGCGGCTTCTGCCCCGGCTCCCGGCCCGGATCGCGGCCGTGTGCGGCTGCGCGGCGGGGCTGCTCGCCGTCCTGCTCCCGTGGTCGCTCCTCGTCCGCTCCCCGGAGAGCCGCAAGGACGACGCGGTGGCGGTGGCGGACGCCGTACGGGACGTGGCGGCCCCCGGCGACGCCGTGCTGTTCATGCCCTCCCGCCGCCGGGAATGGCTGCTCTCCTTCCCCGAGGTGCGTGCCGGTGTGAAGGACCTGGCGCTGCGGCAGGGCCCGGCGGCCTCCGCGACGCTTCAGGGCACGGAACTCCCGGCGGACGAGATCCGCCGCCGCGTCCTGGCCGCGGACCGCGTCATCGCCGTCACCGACCCGGAGGGGCAGCCGCTCGACGCGTTCCGGGGCGAGGCCGTCAAGCGCGAGACGCTGGACGCCCACTTCCGCCGCTGCGAGCCGGTCCGGGTACACGGCGCGCAGGTGGTCGTCCACGTCCGCTCGGGAAGCTGCGACGCACCGGACTGA
- a CDS encoding GNAT family N-acetyltransferase, whose translation MIRTATAGDVPAIVAMIRELAVYEKAEHEVRATEEHIHRALFGDRPAAYAHIAETDGVAEGFALWFLNFSTWQGVHGIHLEDLYVRPEARGRGHGKALLAELARICAERGYGRLEWSVLNWNTPSIDFYEALGAVPMREWTGYRLTGDALDRLAVARAARVSHAAQAAGSAGAAEAVG comes from the coding sequence ATGATTCGTACCGCCACGGCCGGCGACGTTCCGGCCATCGTCGCCATGATCCGTGAGCTGGCCGTCTACGAGAAGGCGGAGCACGAGGTGCGGGCCACCGAGGAGCACATACACCGCGCGCTCTTCGGCGACCGCCCCGCCGCCTACGCGCACATCGCGGAGACGGACGGCGTGGCGGAGGGCTTCGCGCTCTGGTTCCTCAACTTTTCCACCTGGCAGGGGGTGCACGGCATCCACCTCGAAGACCTGTACGTCCGCCCGGAGGCGCGCGGCCGGGGCCACGGCAAGGCCCTGCTCGCCGAACTCGCCCGGATCTGCGCCGAGCGCGGTTACGGCCGCCTGGAGTGGTCCGTACTCAACTGGAACACGCCGTCGATCGACTTCTACGAGGCGCTGGGCGCGGTGCCGATGCGCGAGTGGACGGGCTACCGCCTGACCGGCGACGCCCTGGACCGTCTGGCCGTGGCGCGGGCGGCGCGGGTATCGCACGCGGCGCAGGCGGCGGGGTCGGCCGGGGCGGCCGAAGCGGTCGGGTAG
- a CDS encoding zinc-binding dehydrogenase: MLAIRQYAFGPAGNLLPEEVPDPVPGAGEVRIAVEAAGVHLIDTAIRSGARGGPFPLPRLPMTPGREVAGTVDALGEGTDPDLLGRRVVAHLGQASGGYAELAVAPAAALHTLPDGLTAERAVAMIGTGRTAMGVLETAAPTAADTVLITGAAGGLGTLLVQAAHRRGATVAGVAGGAAKADAVLTNSADAAADHTVPGWPERLRKELGGREVTLVLAGTGGEVARAAFALLARGGRQFVYGWMPDDPLYPTPRELAERGVTSEAAVGPRLLNRPGGLRPLETAALEAAAAGHLVPAVQLFPLAEAAAAHRALENRATLGKVVLVPDTGRAGRRPRAD, translated from the coding sequence ATGCTCGCGATCCGTCAATACGCCTTCGGGCCCGCCGGGAACCTGCTGCCCGAGGAGGTCCCGGACCCCGTCCCCGGCGCCGGAGAGGTCCGTATCGCCGTGGAGGCCGCCGGGGTGCATCTGATCGACACCGCGATCCGCTCCGGCGCACGGGGCGGGCCCTTCCCGCTGCCCCGGCTGCCCATGACGCCGGGGCGCGAGGTGGCGGGCACCGTCGACGCCCTGGGCGAGGGGACGGACCCGGACCTGCTCGGCCGCCGGGTCGTCGCCCATCTCGGGCAGGCGTCCGGCGGTTACGCCGAGCTGGCCGTGGCCCCCGCCGCGGCGCTGCACACGCTCCCGGACGGGCTGACCGCCGAACGGGCCGTCGCCATGATCGGTACGGGACGTACGGCCATGGGCGTGCTGGAGACGGCCGCGCCGACGGCCGCCGACACCGTGCTGATCACCGGCGCCGCGGGCGGCCTCGGCACCCTGCTGGTCCAGGCGGCGCACCGGCGGGGCGCCACCGTGGCCGGTGTCGCGGGCGGCGCCGCCAAGGCCGACGCGGTGCTCACCAACAGCGCCGACGCCGCCGCCGACCACACCGTCCCCGGCTGGCCGGAGCGGCTGCGGAAGGAGCTCGGCGGCCGCGAGGTGACGCTCGTCCTCGCGGGCACCGGCGGCGAAGTCGCCCGCGCCGCCTTCGCGTTGCTGGCACGCGGCGGCCGGCAGTTCGTGTACGGCTGGATGCCGGACGACCCGCTGTACCCCACGCCCCGAGAACTGGCCGAGCGCGGCGTCACCTCCGAGGCCGCCGTCGGACCGCGGCTGCTGAACCGGCCCGGCGGGCTGCGCCCGCTGGAGACGGCCGCCCTGGAGGCGGCCGCGGCCGGGCATCTCGTCCCGGCGGTCCAGCTCTTCCCGCTCGCCGAGGCCGCCGCCGCCCACCGGGCGTTGGAGAACCGGGCCACGCTGGGGAAGGTCGTCCTGGTCCCGGACACCGGACGGGCAGGCCGCCGCCCCCGCGCCGACTGA
- a CDS encoding triphosphoribosyl-dephospho-CoA synthase translates to MTLPVTGGVDGAGGRRARFSDARDTRLAETAVRAVVAVVELAPKPGLTDPRDPDPRHPGTRPAAPDPGTLRWAARALAPGLAAMAAAARRTGEPTPELRAELGAIGRSTEWTVRRAACGTRVHHGAIWVLGLLVAASVLEPGAAAGELGAVAGRLAAHRDRGAPLRPSPGSAVSVRYGAAGARGEARAGLPHVRRALDALRIARDTGADESCARLDALLTVMTTLQDTRVLYEAGPHGLRRVQSGARAVLDAGGTATPTGRAALAAFDADLRAHALSPAGGVPLLAGALYAERAGTAAPGTAAAGGGSAARVRGRR, encoded by the coding sequence ATGACACTGCCGGTGACCGGTGGGGTGGACGGAGCCGGCGGGCGGCGCGCCCGCTTCTCCGACGCCCGGGACACACGGCTCGCGGAGACGGCGGTCCGGGCGGTCGTGGCGGTAGTGGAACTTGCCCCGAAACCCGGACTCACCGACCCCCGGGACCCGGACCCGCGGCACCCCGGTACCCGCCCCGCCGCCCCGGATCCGGGCACGCTCCGCTGGGCCGCCCGGGCCCTCGCTCCCGGGCTCGCGGCCATGGCCGCCGCCGCGCGCCGCACCGGTGAACCCACCCCGGAACTCCGCGCCGAACTGGGTGCCATCGGCCGCTCCACGGAGTGGACCGTGCGGCGCGCCGCCTGCGGCACCAGGGTGCACCACGGGGCGATCTGGGTGCTGGGCCTGCTGGTGGCGGCGTCGGTGCTGGAGCCGGGGGCCGCGGCCGGCGAGCTCGGCGCCGTGGCCGGACGCCTCGCGGCTCACCGCGACCGGGGAGCGCCCCTCCGCCCCTCCCCGGGTTCGGCGGTCTCGGTGCGCTACGGGGCGGCGGGCGCGCGTGGGGAGGCCCGGGCGGGCCTGCCGCATGTGCGCCGGGCGCTCGACGCCCTCCGCATCGCCCGGGACACCGGCGCGGACGAGTCCTGCGCCCGGCTCGACGCCCTGCTCACCGTCATGACCACCCTGCAGGACACCCGCGTGCTGTACGAGGCGGGCCCGCACGGCCTCCGCCGGGTCCAGTCCGGTGCCCGCGCCGTCCTGGACGCGGGCGGGACGGCGACGCCGACGGGACGGGCGGCGCTGGCCGCCTTCGACGCCGACCTCCGCGCCCATGCGCTGAGCCCCGCGGGAGGCGTGCCGCTGCTGGCCGGCGCGCTCTACGCCGAGCGGGCGGGCACCGCCGCGCCCGGCACCGCAGCCGCGGGCGGGGGATCTGCGGCCCGGGTCCGGGGCCGCCGGTGA
- a CDS encoding intradiol ring-cleavage dioxygenase: MTDNPQLPFPRRANTGKHRRKSPVSRRRVIIGGSAAAAATGLGLAGMASAGGSSGGAGAAGSAGDASGLGVCSLTAEVTEGPYALPGALIRNEISEDRPGFPVHYLLTVVDQSAGCAPLPDALVELWHADHLGEYSGFVGRNGHPGEDNGTFCRGGAVTDENGQVELVSIWPGHYTARAVHAHLRVHTDSTPAGGSYTGGQIVHTGQLYFDPDTNDRVQAAGPYRENTTPETHLYDDGVYDGGGSASGLLTLTPLGGSPAEGYAATLTIGVNA, translated from the coding sequence ATGACAGACAACCCTCAACTCCCGTTCCCCCGGCGGGCGAACACGGGCAAACACCGGCGCAAGAGCCCGGTCAGCCGCCGCCGGGTCATCATCGGCGGTTCCGCCGCCGCGGCCGCCACGGGTCTCGGCCTGGCCGGTATGGCCTCGGCGGGCGGGTCCTCCGGGGGCGCCGGCGCGGCAGGCTCCGCCGGCGATGCCTCCGGGCTGGGCGTCTGCTCGCTCACCGCCGAGGTCACCGAGGGCCCCTACGCGCTGCCCGGCGCGCTGATCCGCAACGAGATCAGCGAGGACCGGCCGGGTTTCCCGGTGCACTATCTGCTCACCGTCGTCGACCAGTCGGCCGGCTGCGCCCCGCTCCCGGACGCGCTGGTCGAGCTCTGGCACGCCGACCACCTCGGGGAGTACTCCGGCTTCGTCGGCCGCAACGGCCACCCCGGAGAGGACAACGGCACCTTCTGCCGCGGCGGGGCGGTGACCGACGAGAACGGCCAGGTCGAGCTGGTCTCCATCTGGCCCGGCCACTACACCGCCCGCGCCGTCCACGCCCACCTGCGGGTGCACACGGACAGCACGCCCGCCGGCGGCTCGTACACCGGTGGCCAGATCGTCCACACCGGCCAGCTCTACTTCGACCCGGACACCAACGACCGCGTCCAGGCGGCCGGTCCGTACCGGGAGAACACCACCCCCGAGACGCATCTGTACGACGACGGCGTCTACGACGGCGGCGGCTCGGCCTCCGGCCTCCTCACGCTCACCCCGCTCGGCGGCTCGCCGGCCGAGGGCTACGCGGCGACGCTGACGATCGGCGTCAACGCGTAA
- a CDS encoding MBL fold metallo-hydrolase yields the protein MTASSPGGARIDHLVTSGTFSLDGSTWEVDNNVWLIGDEREVYVIDAAHDAEAVLAAVGGRRLLGVVCTHGHDDHIDAAPEVADRTGAPVLLHPDDRVLWEMRHPDRRPDGPLADGDTLTVAGTELHVLHTPGHSPGAVCLYAPGLGTVFSGDTLFRGGPGATGRSYSSFPTIIGSIRDRLLTLPPETVVRTGHGDPTTVGDEAPHLEEWIARGH from the coding sequence ATGACCGCTTCTTCCCCCGGCGGGGCGCGGATCGATCATCTCGTCACCTCCGGCACCTTCTCGCTGGACGGCTCCACCTGGGAGGTGGACAACAACGTCTGGCTGATCGGCGACGAGCGCGAGGTGTACGTCATCGACGCGGCGCACGACGCGGAGGCCGTCCTCGCCGCGGTCGGCGGCCGCCGCCTGCTCGGGGTGGTCTGCACGCACGGCCACGACGACCACATCGACGCGGCGCCCGAGGTGGCCGATCGCACCGGCGCCCCGGTCCTGCTGCACCCCGACGACCGGGTGCTGTGGGAGATGCGGCACCCGGACCGCCGGCCCGACGGCCCCCTCGCCGACGGGGACACCCTGACCGTCGCCGGCACGGAGCTGCACGTGCTGCACACTCCCGGGCACAGCCCCGGGGCGGTCTGCCTGTACGCGCCAGGGCTGGGCACCGTCTTCTCCGGCGACACGCTCTTCCGGGGCGGGCCGGGCGCCACCGGGCGCTCGTACTCCTCGTTCCCGACGATCATCGGCTCGATCCGGGACCGGCTGCTGACCCTGCCTCCGGAGACGGTGGTCCGCACCGGGCACGGCGACCCGACCACGGTGGGGGACGAGGCGCCGCACCTGGAGGAGTGGATTGCGCGCGGGCACTGA
- a CDS encoding S-(hydroxymethyl)mycothiol dehydrogenase gives MAQEVRGVVARAKGEPVGVETILVPDPGPGEAVVRVQACGVCHTDLHYRDGGINDEFPFLLGHEAAGTVETVGEGVTDVAPGDFVILNWRAVCGTCRSCKRGRPWYCFNTHTATQPMTLADGTVLTAALGIGSFADKTLVAAGQCTKVDPSASPAAAGLLGCGVMAGLGAALNTGQVERGDTVAVIGCGGVGSAAVAGARLAGASRIIAVDLDERKLTWATGLGATHTVHAGTADVVKSIQELTGGFGADVVIDAVGRPETYHQAFYARDLAGTVVLVGVPTPEMVLQLPLLDVFGRGGSLKSSWYGDCLPERDFPVLIDLYRQGRLDLDAFVSETIGLDDVEAAFDKMHRGDVLRSVVVL, from the coding sequence ATGGCTCAGGAAGTGCGCGGTGTCGTGGCCCGTGCCAAGGGGGAACCCGTCGGGGTCGAGACGATCCTGGTGCCGGACCCCGGGCCCGGCGAGGCGGTGGTGCGGGTGCAGGCCTGCGGGGTCTGCCACACCGATCTCCACTACCGCGACGGCGGAATCAACGACGAGTTCCCGTTCCTCCTCGGACACGAGGCGGCCGGGACCGTGGAAACGGTGGGCGAGGGCGTCACCGACGTGGCCCCGGGCGACTTCGTGATCCTCAACTGGCGCGCGGTGTGCGGTACCTGCCGGTCCTGCAAGCGCGGCCGCCCCTGGTACTGCTTCAACACCCACACCGCCACGCAGCCGATGACGCTCGCCGACGGCACCGTGCTCACGGCCGCGCTGGGCATCGGCTCGTTCGCCGACAAGACCCTCGTCGCGGCCGGCCAGTGCACCAAGGTCGATCCCTCGGCCTCCCCCGCCGCCGCCGGGCTGCTCGGCTGCGGCGTGATGGCGGGTCTCGGCGCCGCCCTCAACACCGGGCAGGTGGAGCGGGGCGACACGGTCGCCGTCATCGGCTGCGGCGGGGTCGGCAGCGCAGCCGTCGCGGGCGCCCGGCTGGCCGGTGCCTCGCGGATCATCGCGGTGGACCTGGACGAGCGGAAGCTGACGTGGGCGACGGGCCTCGGCGCCACCCACACCGTGCACGCCGGCACGGCCGATGTCGTCAAGAGCATCCAGGAGCTGACCGGCGGCTTCGGCGCGGACGTCGTCATCGACGCGGTGGGCCGCCCGGAGACGTACCACCAGGCCTTCTACGCCCGCGATCTGGCCGGGACCGTCGTCCTGGTGGGTGTGCCCACACCGGAGATGGTGCTGCAACTGCCGCTGCTCGACGTCTTCGGGCGCGGCGGGTCCCTCAAGTCGTCCTGGTACGGGGACTGCCTGCCGGAGCGGGACTTCCCCGTGCTCATCGACCTCTACCGGCAGGGGAGGCTCGACCTGGACGCGTTCGTCAGCGAGACCATCGGACTGGACGATGTCGAAGCCGCGTTCGACAAGATGCACCGCGGTGACGTGCTGCGCTCGGTGGTGGTGCTCTGA
- a CDS encoding TerD family protein: MAVSLSKGGNVSLTKEAPGLTAVTVGLGWDVRTTTGTDFDLDASAIAVNAAGRVVSDGHFVFFNNKATPDQTIVHTGDNRTGAGEGDDEQINVNLAGLPAEVEKIVFPVSVYDAEARSQNFGQVRNAYIRVLNQAGGSEIARYDLSEDAATETAMVFGELYRNGAEWKFRAVGQGYASGLTGIAQDFGVNV, translated from the coding sequence ATGGCTGTAAGCCTGTCCAAGGGCGGCAACGTATCGCTCACCAAGGAGGCACCGGGCCTGACCGCCGTCACGGTCGGCCTCGGCTGGGACGTCCGCACCACGACCGGCACCGACTTCGACCTCGACGCGAGCGCCATCGCGGTCAACGCGGCGGGCCGGGTCGTCTCCGACGGCCACTTCGTGTTCTTCAACAACAAGGCCACGCCGGACCAGACCATCGTCCACACCGGTGACAACCGCACCGGCGCGGGCGAGGGCGACGACGAGCAGATCAACGTCAACCTCGCCGGGCTCCCGGCCGAGGTCGAGAAGATCGTGTTCCCGGTGTCGGTCTACGACGCCGAGGCCCGCAGCCAGAACTTCGGCCAGGTGCGCAACGCCTACATCCGCGTGCTCAACCAGGCCGGCGGCTCCGAGATCGCCCGCTACGACCTGAGCGAGGACGCCGCGACCGAGACCGCCATGGTCTTCGGCGAGCTGTACCGCAACGGCGCCGAGTGGAAGTTCCGCGCCGTCGGCCAGGGCTACGCCTCCGGTCTCACCGGCATCGCGCAGGACTTCGGGGTCAACGTCTGA